A single Elaeis guineensis isolate ETL-2024a chromosome 15, EG11, whole genome shotgun sequence DNA region contains:
- the LOC105058741 gene encoding uncharacterized protein yields METLGSTETLAEDSAKKPPESQNLGELVGPRVSKLPAGEALAPVPGAEAKTLGMGFPLKAGEAEEEVERHSFAVGDFVWGKIKSHPWWPGQVYDPSRASDHAKTVHRRDRSVLVSYFGDDTVAWRQPAQLRPLVPEFHRMVKQSSSKSFVGAVEDALGEIGRCLELELTCHCMPPEARPASARGQVGRAPVVNFAPLEFLEHLRHAARDVSVVDMLEGVMLKSWIMAFGKGWSHGMAGYYRRRGIMELVDKIDLDVPPGDLTDGKEEDEEEYWTTGSCAVKAPKISAEKSFRSRKKRSMAKLIAEMDLDAVEVSDGEEDKVKEKVELGKHKKKNEKEKGSKMEHSGVKADEESSLGRRERKKSKYLSPPYTYLSGNTKYLASPRSAETKTPRMSIDSSRALPPESPTILRCGSDTVQKEVEEDGMSSPIKVDSTSAHEILAEFLCTAVNPLHLKWNRLAKTIRGFFATYRSSMYSNGSEFAAYQKHQAESCRINGKTANKDVVDWRKSEGKRKQKKDGARGGPGPDSANHSEQGKVGKKRKTSTHFEAVVNLNKPQILDVPVGSKPARKYRKGKHGANGETIPNLCDEPPNSSEAAAKVGGQKMVRSKEVANGKSPVEPSHEFGGRSREGKSGQRGRKSKNVPNSLPVLDLDREVINGPNEGKYGRKRRKRNGNIYGNPAALQMKFAPGITLPSRDELVSTFSQYGVLIESETELLQETGSARVVFAKSTEAEKAFNSLDKTGIFGAPYATYSLRYLPAISSPPSSPIPVPKPPLPYIRKSLERMIYSLTGSSTPAKETGSSDGLKPEARDNLVGEMQGLLKKVNKMLNGPAAGTPS; encoded by the coding sequence ATGGAAACCCTAGGGTCTACTGAAACCCTAGCCGAGGATTCCGCCAAGAAGCCCCCCGAATCGCAGAACCTAGGGGAGCTCGTGGGACCTAGGGTTTCGAAACTGCCGGCGGGAGAAGCCCTAGCTCCGGTGCCGGGAGCTGAAGCTAAAACCCTAGGGATGGGGTTTCCGCTGAAGGCCGGCGAGGCCGAGGAGGAGGTGGAGCGGCACTCCTTCGCCGTCGGTGATTTCGTGTGGGGGAAGATCAAGAGCCATCCATGGTGGCCGGGGCAGGTGTACGACCCCTCCCGAGCTTCGGATCATGCCAAGACGGTCCACCGGAGGGACCGGTCGGTTCTCGTGTCGTATTTCGGGGACGACACGGTCGCATGGCGCCAACCTGCGCAACTGAGGCCCTTGGTGCCGGAGTTCCACCGGATGGTGAAGCAGAGCAGCTCCAAGAGTTTCGTCGGCGCCGTGGAGGACGCCCTGGGGGAGATCGGGCGGTGCCTCGAGCTCGAGCTTACTTGCCACTGCATGCCCCCGGAGGCCCGGCCGGCGAGTGCCAGAGGCCAGGTGGGGAGGGCTCCGGTAGTAAATTTCGCGCCTTTGGAGTTCCTCGAGCATCTTCGTCATGCAGCTCGTGATGTTTCGGTGGTTGATATGCTGGAAGGCGTGATGCTGAAGAGTTGGATCATGGCATTCGGGAAGGGATGGAGCCATGGTATGGCTGGGTACTACCGGCGCCGGGGGATTATGGAGCTGGTGGACAAGATTGATCTTGATGTCCCACCAGGGGATCTGACTGACGGCAAGGAGGAGGACGAGGAGGAGTATTGGACCACGGGGAGCTGTGCCGTGAAAGCGCCGAAGATATCAGCTGAGAAATCGTTCAGGAGCAGGAAGAAGAGAAGCATGGCGAAGCTCATCGCGGAGATGGATTTGGATGCTGTTGAGGTCAGTGATGGCGAAGAGGACAAGGTGAAGGAGAAAGTCGAGCTGGGGAAGCACAAGaagaagaatgagaaggagaaagGTTCAAAGATGGAACATAGTGGTGTTAAGGCTGACGAAGAGAGCAGTTTGGGAAGACGGGAGCGGAAGAAGAGCAAGTATTTGTCACCTCCCTACACTTACTTGAGCGGGAATACAAAGTATTTGGCCTCACCGAGGAGTGCAGAGACGAAGACGCCAAGGATGAGTATTGATTCCTCTAGGGCTTTGCCACCTGAGTCCCCAACGATTTTGAGATGCGGCAGTGACACGGTTCAGAAGGAAGTGGAAGAGGATGGGATGAGTTCTCCGATCAAAGTCGACAGCACTTCGGCGCATGAGATTCTTGCAGAGTTCCTCTGCACAGCAGTTAATCCGCTTCACCTGAAATGGAATCGTTTGGCCAAGACAATCAGGGGCTTCTTTGCCACATACAGAAGCTCGATGTACTCTAATGGCTCCGAGTTTGCGGCTTACCAAAAACACCAGGCTGAATCTTGTAGGATAAATGGAAAAACTGCGAATAAAGATGTGGTGGATTGGCGGAAATCTGAGGGGAAGAGGAAGCAAAAGAAGGATGGGGCTCGTGGAGGTCCGGGTCCTGATTCAGCCAATCACTCTGAGCAAGGTAAGGTGGGAAAGAAGAGAAAGACGAGCACTCACTTTGAAGCTGTGGTTAATTTGAATAAACCCCAGATTTTAGATGTTCCGGTGGGAAGTAAACCGGCGAGGAAATACAGAAAAGGCAAGCATGGTGCTAATGGTGAAACCATCCCGAATTTGTGCGACGAGCCTCCCAATTCATCAGAAGCAGCAGCTAAGGTAGGGGGGCAGAAGATGGTGAGGAGCAAGGAAGTTGCTAATGGAAAATCTCCGGTGGAACCAAGTCACGAGTTTGGCGGTCGGTCTCGAGAAGGTAAGTCTGGGCAGAGAGGGAGGAAAAGCAAAAATGTACCTAATAGTTTGCCTGTGCTAGATTTGGACCGTGAGGTTATTAACGGTCCGAATGAAGGTAAATATGGGCggaaaaggaggaagaggaaTGGAAATATCTATGGGAATCCAGCAGCTCTTCAGATGAAATTTGCTCCAGGCATCACTCTGCCATCCAGGGATGAGCTCGTCTCCACATTTAGCCAGTATGGGGTCTTGATTGAGTCCGAGACAGAGCTGCTGCAAGAGACTGGCAGTGCTCGTGTTGTGTTTGCCAAGAGCACCGAAGCAGAAAAGGCCTTCAATAGTTTAGACAAGACGGGAATTTTTGGGGCCCCATATGCTACTTACAGCCTCCGTTATCTACCTGCAATAAGCTCACCACCATCATCTCCTATTCCCGTTCCAAAGCCTCCACTTCCTTACATAAGGAAGAGCCTTGAGAGGATGATCTATTCTCTGACTGGTTCTTCTACCCCAGCAAAAGAAACAGGGTCTTCTGATGGGCTGAAGCCAGAGGCAAGGGATAACTTAGTGGGTGAGATGCAGGGCCTCCTCAAGAAGGTTAACAAGATGCTGAACGGACCTGCTGCTGGTACCCCTTCTTAA